One Branchiostoma floridae strain S238N-H82 chromosome 1, Bfl_VNyyK, whole genome shotgun sequence genomic region harbors:
- the LOC118411612 gene encoding NF-kappa-B inhibitor epsilon-like isoform X2 has product MATLDWDVETDSAPGLDEIRPEARKLMNLSVDTDRFDSAYESVGDNCLSQDFQKCSLHSSEDQSPQPALVGRPEEVVERLQPTQSEEETSKSCQEDTEDDCIEPDEDPNEELRENLAREAFCQDQDGDTTLHMGVIHSRPDVVDRMLELAPSPDHLDIRNHLQQTPLALATVTDQPEVARQLLVHGASLDIPDRNGRTPLHHACLRGNGSLVQALTTPVSSTEVKHRHLGQLQRIPQNLEQRDYEGFTCLHLAASERHYDIVQYLVSIGADVNSQDGKSGRTALHHAVERNDIQMVKALLFGCGAQVDTQMYNSCTPLHLAVGRRHQEITSFLIQAGANPNLSNTEEDTPQDLAAGDDDIASMLYDDIRIGGQPVHLDM; this is encoded by the exons ATGGCTACGTTGGATTGGGACGTGGAGACTGACAGTGCGCCTGGCTTGGACGAAATCAGACCAGAAGCTAGGAAATTGATGAACCTATCCGTGGATACGGACAGATTTGATTCAGCTTATGAGTCTGTCGGTGACAATTGTCTCTCACAGGACTTTCAGAAGTGCTCGCTCCACTCGTCCGAGGACCAAAGTCCACAGCCCGCCCTGGTGGGAAGACCAGAGGAAGTGGTGGAGAGGTTGCAGCCGACACAGAGTGAGGAAGAAACCAGCAAATCGTGCCAGGAAGACACAGAAGATGACTGTATCGAACCAGACGAGGACCCCAACGAGGAACTACGGGAGAATTTGGCGAGAGAAGCCTTCTGCCAGGACCAAGACGGTGACAC AACGCTTCATATGGGGGTGATCCACAGCAGACCAGACGTAGTTGACAGAATGTTGGAACTTGCGCCCTCCCCAGACCACCTGGACATCAGAAACCACTTACAACAG ACTCCATTGGCCCTGGCGACAGTGACAGACCAGCCTGAGGTGGCCAGACAACTGCTGGTGCACGGTGCCTCGCTTGACATCCCTGACAGGAATGGGCGCACACCCCTTCACCACGCCTGCCTGAGGGGCAATGGCAGTCTGGTACAGGCACTCACCACACCAGTCAGCTCCACAGAGGTGAAACACAGGCACCTGGGCCAGCTTCAGAGGATACCACAGAACCTGGAGCAGAGGGACTATGAAG GTTTCACGTGTCTGCATCTGGCTGCCTCTGAGAGACACTACGACATTGTCCAGTACCTGGTTTCTATTGGTGCAGATGTGAATTCACAA GATGGTAAGAGCGGCCGCACAGCCCTGCACCATGCGGTGGAGAGGAATGACATACAGATGGTGAAGGCGCTGCTGTTTGGATGCGGGGCGCAGGTGGacacacaaatgtacaacagCTGCACTCCGCTGCACCTGGCTGTGGGGCGAAGGCACCAGGAGATCACCTCCTTCCTCATACAG GCTGGCGCCAACCCCAACCTGTCAAACACAGAGGAGGACACACCACAGGACCTTGCTGCAGGAGATGATGACATCGCCTCCATGTTGTATGATGACATCAGGATTGGGGGACAGCCTGTCCACTTGGACATGTGA
- the LOC118411612 gene encoding NF-kappa-B inhibitor epsilon-like isoform X1, giving the protein MATLDWDVETDSAPGLDEIRPEARKLMNLSVDTDRFDSAYESVGDNCLSQDFQKCSLHSSEDQSPQPALVGRPEEVVERLQPTQSEEETSKSCQEDTEDDCIEPDEDPNEELRENLAREAFCQDQDGDTTLHMGVIHSRPDVVDRMLELAPSPDHLDIRNHLQQQTPLALATVTDQPEVARQLLVHGASLDIPDRNGRTPLHHACLRGNGSLVQALTTPVSSTEVKHRHLGQLQRIPQNLEQRDYEGFTCLHLAASERHYDIVQYLVSIGADVNSQDGKSGRTALHHAVERNDIQMVKALLFGCGAQVDTQMYNSCTPLHLAVGRRHQEITSFLIQAGANPNLSNTEEDTPQDLAAGDDDIASMLYDDIRIGGQPVHLDM; this is encoded by the exons ATGGCTACGTTGGATTGGGACGTGGAGACTGACAGTGCGCCTGGCTTGGACGAAATCAGACCAGAAGCTAGGAAATTGATGAACCTATCCGTGGATACGGACAGATTTGATTCAGCTTATGAGTCTGTCGGTGACAATTGTCTCTCACAGGACTTTCAGAAGTGCTCGCTCCACTCGTCCGAGGACCAAAGTCCACAGCCCGCCCTGGTGGGAAGACCAGAGGAAGTGGTGGAGAGGTTGCAGCCGACACAGAGTGAGGAAGAAACCAGCAAATCGTGCCAGGAAGACACAGAAGATGACTGTATCGAACCAGACGAGGACCCCAACGAGGAACTACGGGAGAATTTGGCGAGAGAAGCCTTCTGCCAGGACCAAGACGGTGACAC AACGCTTCATATGGGGGTGATCCACAGCAGACCAGACGTAGTTGACAGAATGTTGGAACTTGCGCCCTCCCCAGACCACCTGGACATCAGAAACCACTTACAACAG CAGACTCCATTGGCCCTGGCGACAGTGACAGACCAGCCTGAGGTGGCCAGACAACTGCTGGTGCACGGTGCCTCGCTTGACATCCCTGACAGGAATGGGCGCACACCCCTTCACCACGCCTGCCTGAGGGGCAATGGCAGTCTGGTACAGGCACTCACCACACCAGTCAGCTCCACAGAGGTGAAACACAGGCACCTGGGCCAGCTTCAGAGGATACCACAGAACCTGGAGCAGAGGGACTATGAAG GTTTCACGTGTCTGCATCTGGCTGCCTCTGAGAGACACTACGACATTGTCCAGTACCTGGTTTCTATTGGTGCAGATGTGAATTCACAA GATGGTAAGAGCGGCCGCACAGCCCTGCACCATGCGGTGGAGAGGAATGACATACAGATGGTGAAGGCGCTGCTGTTTGGATGCGGGGCGCAGGTGGacacacaaatgtacaacagCTGCACTCCGCTGCACCTGGCTGTGGGGCGAAGGCACCAGGAGATCACCTCCTTCCTCATACAG GCTGGCGCCAACCCCAACCTGTCAAACACAGAGGAGGACACACCACAGGACCTTGCTGCAGGAGATGATGACATCGCCTCCATGTTGTATGATGACATCAGGATTGGGGGACAGCCTGTCCACTTGGACATGTGA
- the LOC118411624 gene encoding leucine-rich repeat-containing protein 73-like: protein MPGNMLLGSIQISGEHLSTVEVRDICDSLKNNSTRLLSLRGCKIDDEDFGPLATAIGESKSIVQLNLNLGVVSDSSRARLLGEALTRNRSLNSLFLHGSPLGDEGLTVLIPSLSTHPFLTSLDLGDCRLGDGSIKLISALLPPDGARQGIHDLTLSANPAITARGWAQLSVALASSSTIRTLCVDYNSIGDYGAGMLAVVVAGSRTLEVLDMEGTGLTEFGGQVFLDLVQNYPVTLKQLVLCENGVSEETQQQVNSCLSVNTEDTAQEEAASPDPGPSTSVTPGRSHDRDTAAAAVEA from the exons ATGCCCGGCAACATGCTGCTCGGCTCCATCCAGATCTCAGGTGAACACCTGTCCACGGTGGAGGTCCGAGACATTTGCGACTCCTTAAAGAACAACTCCACACGCCTGCTCAGCCTTAGAGGGTGCAAGATCGACGACGAAGACTTCGGGCCGCTGGCCACGGCGATCGGGGAGAGCAAGTCCATCGTACAACTGAACTTGAACCTGGGCGTAGTCTCGGACAGCAGCCGAGCGAGACTTCTAGGAGAGGCGCTGACAAGGAATAGATCACTAAATTCATTGTT CCTCCATGGTAGCCCCCTGGGTGATGAAGGCCTGACTGTGCTGATCCCATCACTGTCCACCCACCCCTTCCTGACCTCGCTGGACCTGGGGGACTGCCGGCTGGGGGATGGCTCCATCAAACTCATCAGCGCCTTGTTACCTCCTGATGGAGCTAGACAAG GAATTCATGACCTAACCCTGAGTGCCAACCCAGCCATTACTGCACGAGGTTGGGCCCAACTGTCAGTGGCACTAGCTAGCAGTTCCACCATCAGAACTCTATGTGTGGACTATAACTCCATAGGAGACTATGGAGCTGGAATGCTGGCTGTGGTTGTGGCAGGCAGCAGGACATTAGAGGTGCTGGACATGGAGGGGACTGGGTTGACAGAGTTTGGAGGACAG GTGTTTCTGGACCTGGTGCAGAACTACCCTGTGACCCTGAAGCAGCTAGTTCTGTGTGAGAATGGTGTGAGTGAGGAAACACAGCAGCAGGTCAACAGCTGCCTGTCTGTCAACACAGAGGACACAGCTCAAGAGGAGGCTG CATCACCAGACCCCGGCCCCTCCACCAGCGTAACTCCCGGCAGGTCACATGACAGGGACACGGCAGCAGCTGCTGTGGAGGCTTAA